The following is a genomic window from Sedimenticola thiotaurini.
GAAACCTTCAAAACAGTTGACCAATCCCACCGGCTGCCCATCGGCAAAGGCCAGGAAGCTCACCGCTGCGCTGCGCTTGCGTAACTCCGTCACCAGGTTTTTCCGTGTAAACCCGGACAGTGGCTGACCGCCACCCATGGGATCCCGGGCGTAGGCATCCAGCAGTTCGAGCAACGCCCCGGCATGGCGGGGTTGGGCCAGGTCGGCCTGTACGATCTCTATCAACACAACGCTGTTATCTCCCGCCTTCCGAACCGGCAGCGGCGACCGCTACCGGCACACTCTCTGTCATTCAGGTTGAACCCTACTGTTTATTAATAAAAAGCCGCTCCAGAGAGCTGGCACTGATGGGCTTGCTGAAGTAGTAGCCCTGTGCAAAATCACACTCCTCAGCCTGCAAAATAGCCAGTTGCTGAACAGTCTCCACCCCTTCCGCGATGACCTTCAGCCCAAGACTCCGGGCCATGGAGATGGTCGCCACCACCAGCTCCCTGTCATCCAGATCAGTGGTGATATCACGGACAAAACTGCGATCGATTTTGAGGGTGTCGAAGTGGTAATGGCGCAGATAGCTGAGCGAAGAGTAACCGGTACCAAAGTCATCCATGGAGAGGGCGACCCCCATATTACGCAGGCCGTTAAGAATCTCCACCGAGTCGATCCGATCACTTAACAGGACATTCTCGGTCACCTCGATTTCCAGAAAATCACCCGGCAATCCATACTCTGTAAGGATGTTTTCCAGTCGGACCAGGAACGCCCTGTCCTTCAGCTGCACCGGTGATACGTTGACCGCAACCCGGAATGTCTGCCCCTTTTCATCGCGCCAGTAAGCTGCCTGCTGTATCGCTTTCCGCAACACGTAATCACCGATCTCCACGATACGTCCAGTACGTTCGGCAACCTCGATAAACTCGACCGGAGGCACTTCGCCCAGCTTAGCATTCTTCCAGCGCAGCAGTGCCTCGACACCGACAATCACCTGGGAGTGGATGTTCACAATAGGTTGGAACAGCAGATAGAACTCATCATTCTGCAAGGCGGTATACAGCTGCTCCTCCAGCTCTACCCGCCGCGATACATCCTGGTTCATGGAGTCGGTGTAGAAATTGAATGCATTGCGTCCCAGTGACTTGGAGTGATACATGGCAGTATCGGCATTGCGCAGCAGGATCTTGGATGTATCACCATCGTCCGGATAGATGGCGATACCGATACTGGCGGTCAGCAGGATCTCCCGATCCCCCAGTTTGAAGACCGTACGAAATGCCGAGAGGATCTTCTCTGCCACCCGCTGGGCATCAACCCGCTCATGCAGATGGGCGAGCAACACAATAAACTCATCACCACCCAATCGACCGACAGTATCATTTTCCCGGATCGACTCCCTTACCCGGTGCGCCGCCTCTTCGATAACCTGGTCACCCACTTCATGACCAAGGGTGTCATTCACTTTCTTGAAGTCATCCAGATCCAGGAACAGTACCGCGGAGAGGTGATTTTCCCGTTGCGCCGTACGGACAATCTGGGATAAGCGGTCCAGGGCCAGGAACCGGTTTGGCAGCCCGGTCAGGCTGTCATAATGGGCCTGGTGCAGAATCTTCTCCTCCTGAACCTTACGCAGCGTGACATCCTCTTTCACACCCAGGTAGTGCCGGATGCGCCCCTGACCATCAAAAATGGGCGAGATATGGGCATACTCCCAGAACAGGGAACCGTCCTTGCGCCGGTTCTGGAACTCGCCCTGCCAGGACTGTCCGCTCTGAATCGTGTTCCACAGATCTGTGTAGACCTCCGGTTTGGTTTTGCCCGATGACAGGATGCTGGTGTGCTGTCCCTGAGCCTCTACCGCCGTATAACCGGATGTGCGTTCAAACCCCCGGTTGACATATTCGATCCGGCCGTCCAGATCGGTGATCACGATGGAAACCGGGCTCTGCTCCATGGCCTGGGAGAGGGTGCGAATGGTCTCTTCTGTCTGTTTATGCTCCGTAATATCCGCCGAGGTGAAGATGGCGGCAATCTGGCGTCCGTCATCCCCATAGATTGGTGAGGCGTTAGCCAGTACGTAGGTCTCCGAACCATCCGCCCGGCGGAAAATGACCTCTTTACTGCGGGTAGCATGCTCTTCCACCATGGCCCGCACCAGCGGTGTCTCCCGCACATCCAGCACACGACCATCGGGCTCCTCCATCTGCCAGGTTCGGGACTCCGTATTGATCAGTTCACCTTGGACATAGCGAATTTTCTGCTGCTGTTCATCCGACACGCCGGTGATACGCTGGATCTCCTGATTGACCAGGGTCACGTTCCAGTCCTGGTTCGTTCCCTCCGCCAACATGATGGCAAAAGGGGCCTGGTCAATCACAGCATGCAGGAGCGTATTGGTATGTTTAAGACTCAGCTCCACGTTACGGCGCTCGGTGATGTCCTGCAGGGCGGTAAACCGGACCATCCGATCCTGGTAAAGCATATCGCGTCCGCGAACCTCCGCCGGGAAGGTGGAGCCATCCTTGCGTAACGCCACTATCTCGTAAGGTTCGGTCGTACCGGACGCCATTCTCTGCCGGACCAGCTCCCGGTATTCCGGCCCCACCCACTCTATGGCGGGCTTACCGATCGCCTCTTCCAGGGGGTAACCAAACATCTTCTCTGCGGCCCGGTTCTGTCCCAGGCAGATACCGTTCTCGGATATGAATATGGCCTCAAACGCCGCCTCGGAAAGTGCCCGCAGCTGTCCTTCACTCTTTCTCAGGGCCTGCTCAGCAGCGAGCTTTTCTGTAATGTCATGGGCGATTCCGAACACCATGCCATCCGCCAGGGGAACCACGCTCAGCCGGGCATACCGTTCAGTTCCATCCAGATGGCTGAACACTACATTCCCCAGGTCGTGGGTGGTGTTTGTCTGCAAGGCGTGATCCAGTCCTCCACAGTCAGCCGTTGGACAGATATCGGGGATGGTCAGGGAGGTCAACTCCTCTACCGAACGACCGGTCAGCTTTTCCGCCGCCTGGTTGGCATCAATAAAATAACCGGATACGGTATTGAACAGGAAAATTGCATCACTGGACTGGGCAAACAGTGAATAGAAGCGGGCATCGCTCTCTTCCCGTGCACGCTGGGCATTGATGCGTACTGTGATGTCATTGAAAGCCACCACTGCACCAATCACCTTACCCTGGTGACGCATCGGATAAGCCCGGTACTCCACAGGTATGCACTTACCGTTGGCTGCGCAGAAAATCTCGTGCTCCCGATAGACCCGGGTATCTTCACGCATCGCGGTCAAAATGGGCGACTGGTCTTCTGCATAGGCGCTATCATCAGCGGCGCGCTGACTGATAACATCGGTCAGCCCCTTCCCCAGCAGATTCTCGTCGTCGGAGTAGCCCAGTGTTTCGACACAGGCACGGTTACAGAAAGTAAACTGTCCCTCCAGGTCAATGCCAAAAATGCCGGCACCGGTTGAGGCCAGCAACAGTTCAATATGTTCATGCGAGCTGACCAGCTCCTGGGTGCGGGCATCCACCTCCTCTTCCAATTGATACTTGGCCGTCCGCAGGGCAATCTCCGCCTCCTGCCAACGCCTGCCCACGCCGTTGACAATGGCGAGCCCGATCACCGCAATGGTGATCAGGATAAACACCGTTGTGGCGATTATGGCCCGGGAACGGTTCTGGATCTTACCTAGCAGGGTCTCCTCGTTACGCAGCACCACCATCTGCCAGCCGGAGACTACAGGTATGCTGTAACCGAGGTAGCTGATGGTACTGTCCGGGTTGGTGAAGCGTCGATAACCGGAGTCATCGGGTTGTCCCGGGTGGAGGGAAGCCTTCAGTTGCCGTACCACAGGACGTTGTTGAAACGTCTCCCAGCGATCTGGTAAAAGCCAACCCGGATCGCTGTGGGCCAGCAGGTTCCCCCGTTCATCGAGCAGAAACATCTCGTCGAAGGAGGAGGTGGCAAACTGCTGGATCAGCCGCGACAGGCGTTCCAGGTGAAACACCCCGCCGAGATGGGCGATCATCTGCCCGTCACGGTTGCGCACCGGCGTATTGATGGCAACGGCAAGTTGGCCGTCGGCACCCAGGTAGCTGTTGGAAATCACCGTGTCGGCGGTGCGCAGTGTCTCCTGGAAATAGGGCCGATCGCGCATATTGTGCTTGGTGATGGAACGCTGCACATAATAGGGCTCGGCAAGATAGTGTTCACCATCCGGGGCAAGCAGAAAGAGTACGGAAAAATCGCTGTATTCGTTGAGAAACCGCCGCAGTATTCGACGTCGTTCCGGTTCTGCGCTTTCGGGAACACCACCTATCCCATGATCAATCCGGTCGGGATCAAGGGATTCCTGGAACATCGGCAGATCCGCCACCAGGCGGAGCGCCCGACTGGCCTTATTCATCTCCTGGTCAATCCGGCCCGCCAATGCCGCAGCCAGCGGCTGATTGTGCTCCTGCCAGTGCCCGATCGCCTCCCGTTCCAGGGCGTTGTACAGATAGGTGGCCACAACCAGTACAGCAAGAAAGGCCGCTACACCACCGAGCAGAGTCATCCGCTTCAAACTGGTCAGTTCGGTTTTGGCGAGGGCCACGGTCTGTCTGGAAACAGCGGGCTGATCTGTATTCACACTATCCATTAAGTTAAGAAATCTGGCATGCCGTCTCTCTCCGTGCACTCCCTTAAACTGGCGGGTTATCATCCTACCGGAGACTCTTGCTGAACGGCCGGACTGTCCGACTTGAACTTTCGATGGTTTCCGCCTGGTTCTGCCGGGGTTGCTGCGGAAAGATTACCACGAACCATAGGCAACTGCTTCCATAAATGCGCGCCCAACCCCATCGGTAACAGGTTAAAATCCCATAGGACAGGTGGTTTTTCAGCGGCCCGAACCGTGCCGGGATACCAGGATTAATAACTTGAATAATTTATGGTTATTATCGTTGGATCACATGGTAGGATGCCGCGCTCAAGTAATTTTGACCGGAGTACCGAATGGCAATTGTGCGCTGGATTCTTGGACGACTGATACTGCTGATCGATTGGCTTACAACGCCAGGTGGAGTCAAGCGTCCACCGGAACAACAGGCCGCCCTGAATCAGCAGACCGCCCATCTGTCCCTGTATCAGTTCCAGGCCTGTCCATTCTGCGTCAAGGTACGCCGTTTCCTGAAGCGAAACAGTCTGCAAATAGAGACCCGGGACGCCAAGAGAGATCCACAATACCGCAATGAACTGCTGTCCGGCGGTGGGGAGATCAAAGTCCCCTGCCTGAGAATTGACAATGACCAGGGTGACACTCAGTGGTTGTATGAATCGGACGAGATCATAAGCTATCTGGAACAGCGCTACCTGAAACCAAACGCCTGAATCGACAGAATAATCTGTCCGGCCCCGGGGATTCCCTGGCGGAAGACGCCCACTCCTGCTACCAGCGGAGAATTCATCACCTCTCCCCTGGGACCTGGACCTTACTGCTCAAGCCGAGCCTTCCGGTGCTTCTCCCGGACCATTTCCAGACTCCACTCAAGGTGATACCCGTCCACCTTTTTGACCCACAACTCGTCGGCCACAATGGCCGACAATCGGTCACTGAACCTGCCTTCCACCCGGACCAACTTCAAGACGTATTTCAGTTTGGTTTTCCAGTCGATATTGGTTACGTAGAAGTAGTTGCCATCCGCCGTCTGGACGACAAAATCACGCTCCAGCAGCACATGGGGATCGTCCTTGTCGATTGGGCACAGTTTCCCTTTCGATGCGCAACCCAATCCATTAAACCGCCCCTCGATACGATCAGCCTGGACCACCAGGGGCAGCAGGATCAGGGTAAGTATTAAAATCCAACGAAATTGACTCATGGCTGTCATGGGAAATCATCCGGGTTACGGGCGGCTCAGCTGCGCGCCAGGCGGCGGTTTATGGGGTGCTATGGATATAAGGACCAGAATAACATGGTAATTCTTTCACCAGCCCCAGACTAGCCGGATACGGCAGCCTGTTCTGGACACGAATGCAGCATCGGCTATCATGGAGCACAATAAAAACCGCTTACCACCGATCATTAATCACCAGCCACGAGATTCGCAGTATGCCAGCTCCCCATATCCATACCGCCGTTCCCCTGAGACGCTACCAACTCGGCTCTTTTCTGGTCAATATTCTGGGCGACATCAAGAGCGATGATCCCGCCGAGTATCGCTATATCATGGCGTTGATCGATGAAGGGGCCCAGGAGCCCTGTCTCTACGTTACCGCTGAGGTCAATCCACCGGCACAACGCCAGCAGGGGCGCTATCGCATCCGGGTGGTGCTGGATCAGCAGGAGAAGGAGATGGGTTCCGCCGATGAGTGGGGCGATGTGGAGAATTTCTCCATCTTCAGCATGGGAATAGCGGCCAAGCTGTACCAGCTTGGTGACGAGGAGCCGAAACGACTGGTGTGACAGAGCCGGTCCGGTTCAGCCGGCGGGCCGCCGGTATTGGGGCAACTTCAGGCCGAATAAAATGGCCGCGGTCCGCAGACCGAAAGCGATCGAAAACGCCCCCAGAGTGGCGATCATCTCCCCCACATTCACCAGTTGCAGCAACAGATAGGCGGTGGCACCGGCAACCGCGGTGGTCACATAGAGCTCCCGGGAAGAGAGGATCAGGCTCTCGGCACAGAGCACGTCACGAATGATCCCACCAAAAGTGGCGCTCATAACCCCCATGCAGACCGCGATCAGGGGTGATGCGCCATGGGCCATCGCAATGGCGGTGCCGGTGATGCAGAACGTGGAGAGTCCGATGGCGTCCATCCAGACCAGCGCCCGGTAACGGGAGGTCAGCAGGGGGGCCAGGAAATAGGTGGCCACCGACGCGACCAGACAGATCATCACCATCTCCGGCCGCTCTATCCAGTAAACCGGGGTGGCGCCCAGCAGCAGATCCCGCAGTGTGCCGCCGCCAAGCCCGGTGACACAACCGATCAGCAGGAAGCCCAGTATATCCATCTCCTTCCTGGCCGCCTCCAGCGAACCGGAGACGGCGAACACCGCGATACCGAACAGGCCGGTCCAGTCGATAATACTGCCCAGATCCAGCCCGCTCATGAAACCTGCATCCCACCATTGATCATTTCATACACCAGCCAGGGGAACCGGCAATAACTCGAGATGAACCCACAACCCGGCCCGGTTTTATTATCGAAACGCATGCCGGCGATGGGGCCCATTGACAGCTGACCAGACCGGCCAGGGGCTCAGATCCGTTCAAAAGCGGCCGCGATCCCCTGGCCGCCACCGATACACATGGTCACCAGGGCATAGCGGCCGCCAATACGGTGCAGTTCATGCAGCGCCTTGGTGGTCACAATACTGCCGGTGGCGCCGATCGGATGGCCCAGGGAGATACCGCTGCCATTGGGATTGGTGCGATCCGCCGACAGACCCAGATCACGGCACACCGCAATCGCCTGGGCGGCGAACGCCTCGTTAACCTCCAGCACATCAAAATCCGCCACACTGAGGCCGGTCTGGGCCAGCAGCCGTTTCACCGCAGGCACCGGCCCGATACCCATATAGGCCGGTTCACAACCGGCGTGGGCATACCCGACCAACCGGGCCAGCGGCTTGAGACCTTTCGCCTGCGCATACTCGGCGCTGGCCACCACCACGGCAGAGGCGGCATCATTCAGACCGGATGCGTTACCTGCCGTCACCGTGCCATCCTTCTTGAATACCGGGCGCAGCTTTCCCATACCCTCGATGGTGGCATCGGCGCGGAAATGTTCGTCCCGTTCAAACAGCGTGGTGCCTTTCCGGCTCTTCAGCTCAACGGGGACAATCTGATCGTTGAAATAGCCCTTCTCCCAGGCCTGGGCCGCCCGCCGGTGAGACTCCACCGCCAACGCATCCTGCTCTTCCCGGCTGATACCCCACTTCTCGGCGATATTCTCCGCCGTCACCCCCATGTGGATCCCCTCGAACGGATCGTTCAGGGCCCCCACCATCATATCCACCATCTGGGCATCACTCATGCGTGCCCCCCAACGCAGACTGGGCATCAGATAGCCGGCACGACTCATGTTCTCCGCGCCACCGGCCACCGCAACATCACATTGGCCGGTCTCGATCTGCTGGGTAGCGGAGACAATCGCCTGCAGGCCGCTGCCGCAGAGCCGGTTCACCGTGAACGCCGGCGTATCCACCGGCAGACCACCGGTCACCGAGGCGTAACGGGAGATATACATATCCCGGGGCTCGGTATGAATCACATGTCCCATGACGGTATGCCCCACATCAGCGGGCAGCACACCGGCACGCTCCACGGCGGCGCGTACCACAGTGGTCGCCAAATCCACCACCGGAACACTCTTCAGTCCGCCACCATAACTGCCCACTGCCGTGCGAACCGCGCTCAAAAGAACAATCTCCTTCATCGTGCCCATATCCACTCTTCCTCATCTCTGTCGATGGAAAACCAGACAGCCTTCTTGCTGTCGGCAGCAACAGTCGCCGGCGCTGCAACACACTGTTCAAAACTACTCTAGTAGAGCAATCAGAGGCAATGCAAGCTGGTTTAACAGGGGCTTATATAGACCCTGCTGACAACCGATAACCCTGTCATTAACAAGCCATCTGTTACGCATAATCGGCCCCGCAGATGGCACCCGGTGCAACAACACAAATAATCCGGATCGGCTGGCCGGGTGACCGCTGTTTCAATCCACCTCGGCATGACGCTCCGGTATGGCAGAATATCCAGCGCCTGATATGATCCGATACCGGACAAAACAGCCCCAACATCTGACCTGACGCAATAGCAACAATATTGGTAGTTGATAAACTATTAATTAAGAACAGGGGGATTTCTTATGGATCAGACACTACAACGCCTGCTGGCCGCCGAACAGAAAGCCGAGGCGATCGTGCAGGAGGCGGAGAAAGAGCGCGAGCAGGTTATCCGCAGCGCCCTTCAGGATGCCCGTGCCGAGGAGGAGCGCTTTGAGGCGCGAATCCCGGAACTGCACAGGTCATTCATCGAGAAAGCCGAACAGCGGGCTCAACAGACCAACAACGAACTGAAGAAACGCTATGACGAGCACCATGTGCAGCTGCGCAACATGGCGGAAGAGCGTGAAAACGAAGCGTTGGATGCGGCCTTTCAACTGCTCACCGACCCCGACACGGGTCGCTAAAGGGTAACCGGCAATCCGATGACCAGCACCTCCGGCCAAACCTATCTGAAAACCCGCGCTGCCGTGATGTCCGGGCAGTTGATGGATGAGCAGGATTTTACGGCGATTCTGGCCACGCCCCTGCAGCAGTTGGAGAAGCAGTTCGGGCTGAGCGGAATCAGCGACCGGGGCCTGAGTCCGGCCAATTTGAACCGGAGTATCGAGCGGGGTCTGATCAACCAGTTAATGAACGAACTGACCATTCTGCTGAGGCCCCTGAATGGTCCGGCACGGGAGACCCTGATCCACTGGTCGCGCAAATTTGAACTTTACAACCTGAAGGCGCTGATCCGCGGCAAACTGAACAACCTGCCCTATGACCTGATCCGGGAGAGCCTGCATATTCTGCCGTCCCTGATCAGCCTGCCCCACGAAGAGCTGCTGCGCACGGAGAACGTTCCCGAACTGCTGCGGCGACTTGAAAACACCCCCTACGAGGCCATAGCCCGGCAGGCACGTCAGGTTTATGAAGAGAAGAATGAATCCTTCTCCCTCGACGCCACCATCGATCTCCGCTACTACACTGGTCTGCTCAAACATGCCCAGGGCTGCGACCCGGCGGATCGATCACCGCTGCTGAAACTGATCGGCTCACTGATCGATCGACAGAACCTGCCCTGGCTGCTGCGTTACCGTCTCAACTACCAGCTCTCACCCACTGAAACCTATTACCTGATGATCCCCTCGGGACGCCACATCCATACCGATCTGCTCAAACAGCTGGTCAACATGCAGCAGTTGACGGGGATCCTGGAGGCACTGCCGGCGCCGCTGGACAGTCAACTGTCAGGGGCAGCTTCAATCATGGAGGTGGAGCTGGCCATGACCGAGGCACTCAATGAGCAGACCCGACACTGTCTGCACTTCTGTCCGTCGGCCGTGGCCCGTACCCTCGCCTACATGATGCTGAGGGAGATGGATCTGCAACGGGTGTTCGCCATACTCCAGGGACAGGTACTGGCGCTGGATGAGACGGTGATCCGCCAGGCCGCAGACCTTGACCGGGAGGATGCCAATGTTTAAACCCCTGGCCATGAAACAGGTTGTGATCCAGCTGCTGGCTGACGACCTGCCCCGGGCTTCACTCACCCTGGCCGAACTGGGTGTTTTCAGTCCCAGCAACCGGGAGGAGTTCAACGAATATTTCCCCGATATTCCCGGCGAACATTACCGGGAGATCTATCACCAGGCCTGTTCCAGACTGCAGAAAATCGAGTCCCACATCCCACTCGGACCGGTTACCACCATATCGCCTACCCGGGTGATAAGTGAGCAGGAGCTGAGCAGCACCAACCAGTGGCTGGGAGAGATCTGGGAACGCTGCTCATCCTACGAGGAACATTTCCGGCGCCTCACCGACGAGGAGCACATGCTCAATCAGCTGGAGCAGGCGCTGGACAACTTCGCCTCGTTGAATATCGATCTCTCCCTGCTGCAGGGAGAGCGGCTGTTTCTCGATCTGCACGTGGGCATGCTGCCCAGCGCCAATGTACCAAAACTGCGTGAAGCCATCGCCCTGGCCGATTACCTGCTGTTCAGCTATCTGGAGAACAGTAACAACACCCATGTCATCATCATCGGCATCAAGGGGGCGCGGGTAAAGGAGCTTCGATCGGTCATGGATACGGCCGGATTCCATGCCCTGGAGATACCCCCGGAGCTGCATGACAAACCGGAACGGATCCGCTCAGACCTGCAACGGCGCAGGGAAACCGTTGCCCGGGAGCGTACCGAGCACCAGCAATCGATGCAGGCCTGCGCCGACGAGGTACGCGCCCAACTGGAACAGGCACGCAACCAGTTGATCCTGGCGGAACCCTACGTAGCGATGGGGGATGCGGCGCGCAACCTGGGGCAGCTGTCAATCATCTCCGGCTGGATACCGGAACGGGAACTGCAACGGGTCGAGTCTGCCCTGTACAAAGCACTCTCCGGCCCGTTTCAGATAACCGCCGATACACCGCCCCGGTCACGTCACCGGGAAGTACCCACCTGCCTGCCGGTGAACTGGCTGACCAGCGCCTTCTCCTCGCTGGTCAAGCAGTACGGCGTGCCGCGTTACGGGGAGATCAACCCGACCTTGATCTTCGCCCTCTCGTTCATCGCCATGTTCGGCATGATGTTCGGTGACGTGGGTCATGGTGCGGTGATCATCCTGGCCGCCTGGCTGGGCCGGAAAAAGTTGAAGAGTTTTACTCCGTTCGCCATCTGTGCCGGTCTTTCCGCCAGCCTGTTCGGCCTGTTGTACGGCAGTCTGTTCGGCTACGAACATCTGTTTCACGCGGTCTGGATACCACCCCTGTCGGATCCCCTCTACATGCTCAGCATGGCGCTGTTCTGGGGCATCGGCTTCATGGTGATTATCAGCCTGTTGTATATCCATAACCGGTTGGTTTCCGGGGAGATCAGCCACGCCCTGTTTGATACCAACGGCGTGGTCAGTATCACCCTCTATCTCAGCGTGCTGGCGGGCACCTATCAGCTTTACCAGAGCGGCAGTTTTGGCTGGCTGCCTGCCGCGCTCAGTATCCTCACCCTGCTGACCCTGCTGGCGTTCAAACTGATCGAAACCCAGGCACCACCGGGGGAACGTATGCTGGTGGCCACAATAGAGACCTTCGAGACCCTGACCGGCTACATCTCCAACACCCTGTCATTCCTGCGTGTGGCGGCCTTCAGCCTGAACCACGTGGCACTGGCCATTGCGGTGTTCACCCTGGCCGATATGATGGACGGAACCGGTCACTGGCTGATGGTGGTCGGGGGGAATCTGTTTATTCTCATACTGGAGGGTGCCATTGTGACCATCCAGGCACTGCGACTGGAGTATTACGAGGGATTTTCCCGCTTCTTCTCCGGCGATGGTACCGAATTCAAACCATTGAAACTTTCACTGCAGGGAGTCAAGTAAAGCGGTTTTCTTCAGGCAACAGGCATCCGGAGGGACAGGGCGTTACTTGTCCATCCAACCGGTAAAAAACAGGGCGGAATAGGACCGCCGGAACAGTAACACGACCGTATCTATTGTTAGGCACAAGGAGCAGATCATGTATTGGCTGATCACACTGATGACCCTGGGGATTCTGGGACTCATCATCACCGGGGTACTCATAGAGCTGCATCCCAGCAAGGGAATCAACGGACGCCGCTGGTTCAAACCGGCCATCGGCAGCAACCTGCTGCTGTTTGTGGGCGCCCAGGCGCTGCTGGTCTTTTTCGGCATCCAGGAAGCCGCCGCCGCACCGGCGGTAGCCGAGGCTGGCGAGATCTCCCTCGGTATGGGGCTCGGCCTGATCGGCGTGGGCATCCCCACCGCATTCAGTACCGTGGCGGCCGGCATCGCCGTCGGCCCGATTGGTGCCGCCTCTCTGGCCGTGCTGGCGGAGAAACCGGAGATCTTCGGGCGTACCCTGATCTACCTGGGCCTGGCCGAAGGTATCGCTATCTACGGTCTGGTGATGAGTATTCTGCT
Proteins encoded in this region:
- a CDS encoding V-type ATP synthase subunit I is translated as MFKPLAMKQVVIQLLADDLPRASLTLAELGVFSPSNREEFNEYFPDIPGEHYREIYHQACSRLQKIESHIPLGPVTTISPTRVISEQELSSTNQWLGEIWERCSSYEEHFRRLTDEEHMLNQLEQALDNFASLNIDLSLLQGERLFLDLHVGMLPSANVPKLREAIALADYLLFSYLENSNNTHVIIIGIKGARVKELRSVMDTAGFHALEIPPELHDKPERIRSDLQRRRETVARERTEHQQSMQACADEVRAQLEQARNQLILAEPYVAMGDAARNLGQLSIISGWIPERELQRVESALYKALSGPFQITADTPPRSRHREVPTCLPVNWLTSAFSSLVKQYGVPRYGEINPTLIFALSFIAMFGMMFGDVGHGAVIILAAWLGRKKLKSFTPFAICAGLSASLFGLLYGSLFGYEHLFHAVWIPPLSDPLYMLSMALFWGIGFMVIISLLYIHNRLVSGEISHALFDTNGVVSITLYLSVLAGTYQLYQSGSFGWLPAALSILTLLTLLAFKLIETQAPPGERMLVATIETFETLTGYISNTLSFLRVAAFSLNHVALAIAVFTLADMMDGTGHWLMVVGGNLFILILEGAIVTIQALRLEYYEGFSRFFSGDGTEFKPLKLSLQGVK
- a CDS encoding ATP synthase subunit C; translation: MYWLITLMTLGILGLIITGVLIELHPSKGINGRRWFKPAIGSNLLLFVGAQALLVFFGIQEAAAAPAVAEAGEISLGMGLGLIGVGIPTAFSTVAAGIAVGPIGAASLAVLAEKPEIFGRTLIYLGLAEGIAIYGLVMSILLLDKL